From the Thermococcus guaymasensis DSM 11113 genome, one window contains:
- a CDS encoding 50S ribosomal protein L14, with translation MAKKGAGATRGISPVRPTRALPVGAYLKVADNSGAKVIQIIGVVGYKGTRRRLASAGVGDMVVATVKKGRPDMRHQVVRAVVVRQRKEYRRLDGMRVKFEDNAAAIVTPEGVPRGTEIRGAIAREAAERWVRLGSIASIVL, from the coding sequence ATGGCCAAGAAGGGTGCCGGTGCGACCAGGGGTATAAGCCCGGTCAGACCCACCCGCGCGCTTCCGGTCGGTGCCTACCTCAAGGTCGCGGACAACAGCGGTGCCAAGGTCATCCAGATAATTGGTGTCGTCGGCTACAAGGGGACCAGGAGGAGGCTTGCCTCCGCTGGCGTTGGCGACATGGTCGTCGCCACTGTCAAGAAGGGAAGGCCGGATATGAGGCACCAGGTTGTCAGGGCCGTCGTCGTCAGGCAGAGGAAGGAGTACAGAAGGCTCGACGGCATGCGCGTCAAGTTCGAGGACAACGCTGCAGCTATAGTCACCCCCGAAGGCGTCCCGAGGGGAACCGAGATTAGAGGTGCCATAGCCAGGGAGGCCGCCGAGCGTTGGGTAAGGCTCGGTAGCATAGCGAGCATAGTGTTGTGA
- a CDS encoding 30S ribosomal protein S8: MTLLDPLANALSHITNSERVGKKEVYIKPASKLIGEVLRVMQENGYIGEFEFIDDGRAGIYRVQLIGKINKAGAIKPRFPVKARDYEYWEKRFLPAFEFGILIVSTSQGVMTHKEAIEKGIGGRLIAYVY, from the coding sequence ATGACTCTGCTTGACCCGCTTGCGAACGCTCTCTCCCACATAACCAACAGCGAGAGGGTTGGAAAGAAGGAGGTCTACATAAAGCCGGCCTCAAAGCTCATCGGTGAAGTGCTCAGGGTTATGCAGGAGAACGGCTACATCGGCGAATTTGAGTTCATAGACGACGGAAGGGCAGGCATCTACCGTGTCCAGCTCATCGGAAAGATCAACAAGGCTGGAGCTATTAAGCCAAGGTTCCCGGTCAAGGCTAGGGACTACGAGTACTGGGAGAAGAGGTTCCTTCCAGCATTCGAGTTCGGAATCCTTATCGTCTCGACCTCCCAGGGCGTCATGACTCACAAAGAGGCCATTGAAAAGGGAATCGGCGGAAGGCTGATAGCCTACGTCTACTGA
- a CDS encoding uL15m family ribosomal protein: MIRRRKKVRKLRGSHTHGWGCKKKHRGGGSKGGRGMAGTGKRKDQKFTWTIKYAPDHLGKRGFHRPKAVQYIPNVINLSDIDENFELFKDMGVIYEEEGKLVFDATQLGVDKVLGTGKLTRAIVVRAHYVTPKAEEKIKEAGGEVILA; this comes from the coding sequence ATGATTAGGAGAAGGAAGAAGGTTAGAAAGCTCCGCGGAAGTCACACTCACGGATGGGGATGCAAGAAGAAGCACCGCGGCGGCGGAAGCAAAGGTGGCCGCGGTATGGCGGGTACCGGTAAGAGGAAGGACCAGAAGTTCACCTGGACCATCAAGTACGCCCCCGACCACCTCGGCAAGCGCGGCTTCCACAGGCCCAAGGCCGTTCAGTACATCCCCAATGTCATCAACCTGAGCGACATCGACGAGAACTTCGAGCTCTTCAAGGACATGGGCGTCATCTACGAGGAGGAAGGGAAGCTGGTCTTCGACGCCACCCAGCTCGGTGTGGACAAGGTTCTCGGTACAGGAAAGCTCACCAGGGCGATAGTCGTCAGGGCCCACTACGTGACTCCCAAGGCCGAGGAAAAGATTAAGGAAGCGGGCGGCGAGGTCATCCTCGCCTGA
- a CDS encoding 30S ribosomal protein S4e gives MARKGAKRHLKRLAAPTSWYIHRKEYKWAVRPSPGPHSMQTSIPLLYIVRDYLGYAKTAREARKILNEGKILVDGRVRKDYKFPVGIMDVISIPDTGEHYRVLPNRIGKLILHPISEEEAKIKPFRIDNKRMVKGAKVQLNLHDGSNHLVSLAEKDAYKTSYTVIMQVPERQIVKVLPFEVGAYVFVTQGKNVARKGKIVEVRHFPMGWPDVVTIEDENGELFDTLKEYAFVIGKDKPEISLP, from the coding sequence ATGGCGAGAAAAGGCGCGAAGAGGCACCTTAAGAGGCTTGCCGCCCCAACTTCCTGGTATATACACAGGAAGGAGTACAAGTGGGCCGTTCGTCCGAGCCCGGGCCCGCACAGCATGCAGACTTCCATACCGCTCCTTTACATAGTCAGGGACTACCTTGGCTACGCTAAAACCGCTAGGGAAGCTAGGAAGATACTCAACGAGGGCAAGATCCTCGTTGACGGCCGCGTTAGGAAGGACTACAAGTTCCCGGTCGGAATCATGGACGTTATCTCCATCCCGGACACCGGAGAGCACTACAGGGTCCTTCCGAACAGGATTGGCAAGCTCATCCTCCACCCGATAAGCGAGGAAGAGGCCAAGATCAAGCCCTTCAGGATTGACAACAAGAGGATGGTCAAGGGAGCTAAGGTCCAGCTCAACCTCCACGACGGAAGCAACCACCTCGTCAGCCTCGCCGAGAAGGACGCTTACAAGACATCCTACACCGTTATCATGCAGGTTCCCGAGAGGCAGATAGTCAAGGTACTGCCCTTCGAGGTCGGCGCCTACGTCTTCGTTACCCAGGGTAAGAACGTCGCCAGGAAGGGCAAGATCGTCGAGGTCAGGCACTTCCCGATGGGCTGGCCCGACGTCGTTACCATCGAGGACGAGAACGGCGAGCTCTTCGACACCCTGAAGGAGTACGCGTTCGTGATTGGTAAGGATAAGCCGGAGATTTCCCTTCCGTGA
- a CDS encoding 50S ribosomal protein L19e, whose amino-acid sequence MIMLKMQRRIAAEILKCGENRVWIDPERIDDVAAAITREDVKRLIHDGVIKKKPIKGQSRARARAFHEARKKGRHRGPGSRKGKKTARMGKKERWMMTIRALRKELRKLKAEGKLDAHTYRRLYIRAKGGQFKNKRQLYLFMQEHGILKE is encoded by the coding sequence ATGATCATGCTTAAGATGCAGAGAAGGATTGCCGCTGAGATTTTGAAGTGCGGTGAGAACAGGGTCTGGATTGATCCCGAGAGGATTGACGATGTTGCTGCCGCTATCACCAGGGAGGACGTAAAGAGGCTCATCCACGACGGCGTCATCAAGAAGAAGCCCATCAAGGGCCAGAGCAGGGCGAGGGCCAGGGCCTTCCACGAGGCGAGGAAGAAGGGGCGCCACAGGGGCCCCGGAAGCAGGAAGGGCAAGAAGACTGCAAGAATGGGCAAGAAGGAGCGCTGGATGATGACCATAAGGGCCCTCAGGAAAGAACTTAGGAAGCTCAAGGCCGAGGGCAAGCTCGACGCCCACACCTACAGGAGGCTCTACATCAGGGCCAAGGGTGGCCAGTTCAAGAACAAGAGACAGCTCTACCTGTTCATGCAGGAGCACGGCATCTTGAAGGAGTGA
- a CDS encoding 30S ribosomal protein S14, translated as MAKADYNKRKPRKFGKGARRCMRCGQYGPIIRVHGLMLCRHCFREVAPKLGFKKYE; from the coding sequence ATGGCGAAGGCTGATTACAACAAGAGGAAGCCAAGGAAGTTTGGTAAGGGCGCGAGAAGGTGCATGAGATGCGGCCAGTATGGCCCGATAATCAGGGTGCACGGCCTTATGCTCTGCAGGCACTGCTTCCGCGAGGTCGCTCCAAAACTCGGCTTCAAGAAGTATGAGTGA
- a CDS encoding 50S ribosomal protein L32e translates to MDEKARLLRVRARLKRKKPKFLRQEWWRYPKFKNDPKWRRPKGIDSKMRLKKKGKPRSPSIGWSSPKLVRGLHPSGYEEVLVHNVKELEAIDPTRQAARIARTVGARKREAIIARAKELGIKILNAR, encoded by the coding sequence ATGGACGAGAAGGCGAGACTCCTTAGGGTGAGGGCCAGGCTCAAGAGGAAGAAGCCCAAGTTCCTCCGCCAGGAGTGGTGGAGGTATCCGAAGTTCAAGAACGACCCGAAGTGGCGCAGGCCGAAGGGAATAGACAGCAAGATGAGGCTCAAGAAGAAGGGCAAGCCGCGCTCACCGAGCATCGGATGGAGCTCACCGAAGCTCGTTAGAGGGCTCCACCCGAGCGGGTACGAGGAGGTCCTTGTCCACAACGTCAAGGAGCTTGAGGCAATCGACCCGACCAGGCAGGCCGCGAGGATAGCGAGAACCGTCGGCGCGAGGAAGAGAGAGGCCATAATCGCGAGGGCAAAGGAGCTCGGAATTAAGATCCTCAACGCGAGGTGA
- a CDS encoding EMC3/TMCO1 family protein yields MIEGIYQFLDNLFGGYIAQHPLLAITIAGFIIGGSYTLIYYFFTDIEKTRKMQKMAKELQMELKEAQEKGDEKKLRKVQQKQMELMKMQSEIMQQQMVPMLLTMPIFWIFFGWLRRWYVEVAIVKAPFNFFLFDWFHSMYHSALGPDELGYLGWYILSSYIIGMVLRKFLDMG; encoded by the coding sequence ATGATTGAAGGTATATACCAGTTCCTTGATAACCTCTTTGGCGGTTACATCGCTCAGCACCCCTTGCTGGCGATAACGATAGCTGGGTTCATTATAGGTGGCTCATACACCTTGATTTATTACTTTTTCACGGACATTGAGAAGACGAGGAAGATGCAGAAAATGGCCAAAGAGCTTCAAATGGAACTGAAAGAGGCTCAGGAGAAGGGGGATGAGAAGAAGCTCCGGAAAGTTCAGCAGAAGCAGATGGAACTCATGAAAATGCAGAGCGAGATAATGCAACAGCAGATGGTGCCCATGTTGCTTACAATGCCAATATTCTGGATATTCTTCGGCTGGCTCAGAAGATGGTACGTTGAGGTTGCGATAGTCAAGGCACCGTTCAACTTCTTCCTGTTTGACTGGTTCCACAGCATGTATCACTCGGCGCTCGGGCCGGATGAGCTCGGCTATCTCGGATGGTACATTCTTTCGAGCTATATAATCGGTATGGTGCTCAGGAAGTTCCTCGACATGGGATAA
- a CDS encoding 50S ribosomal protein L5, whose translation MQINREAILADWEAHPMRRPRIAKVTINIGVGESGERLTKAETMLEQLVGQKPIRRRAKQTNRDFGIRRGEPIAVKVTLRGKKAYEILDRLLEAVDRKLSVGNFDEHGNFCFGIQEHINIPGVEYDPEIGIFGMDVCVTLERPGFRVAKRKRQRRKIPTRHKLTKEEGIVFAIEEFKVNVEGL comes from the coding sequence ATGCAGATTAACAGAGAGGCTATCCTTGCAGACTGGGAAGCTCACCCGATGAGGAGGCCCAGGATTGCGAAGGTCACCATAAACATCGGTGTTGGCGAGAGCGGTGAGAGGCTTACCAAGGCCGAGACGATGCTTGAGCAGCTCGTCGGCCAGAAGCCGATAAGGAGGCGCGCAAAGCAGACCAACAGGGACTTTGGAATCAGGCGCGGCGAGCCGATAGCGGTTAAGGTCACCCTCCGCGGAAAGAAGGCCTACGAGATACTCGACAGACTTTTAGAGGCCGTTGACAGGAAGCTCAGCGTCGGCAACTTCGACGAGCACGGGAACTTCTGCTTTGGAATCCAAGAGCACATCAACATACCGGGCGTCGAGTATGACCCCGAGATAGGTATCTTCGGTATGGACGTCTGCGTCACCCTTGAGAGGCCCGGGTTCCGCGTCGCCAAGAGGAAGAGGCAGAGGAGGAAGATACCGACCAGGCACAAGCTGACGAAGGAGGAGGGTATAGTCTTCGCTATTGAGGAGTTCAAGGTCAACGTGGAGGGATTGTGA
- a CDS encoding ribonuclease P protein component 1, with protein sequence MRWNREKGKDRAPGRSQRPYQTVAGRTWIFRGAHRGRVTRKNIIWHELIGLKAKIIRASHPELVGIEGYVLDETRNTLTIVGDRVWTVPKDVVEVEFETAAGEKIRVDGKSLVGRPEMRLKKRWRK encoded by the coding sequence ATGCGGTGGAACCGTGAAAAAGGGAAGGATCGAGCTCCAGGGAGATCACAGAGACCGTATCAAACAGTTGCTGGCAGAACTTGGATTTTCAGAGGAGCTCATAGAGGTCGAGTGACGCGGAAGAACATAATCTGGCACGAGCTCATAGGCCTCAAAGCAAAGATTATAAGGGCATCTCATCCAGAGCTGGTCGGCATCGAGGGCTACGTCCTTGATGAAACCCGTAACACTCTCACAATAGTTGGTGATAGGGTCTGGACCGTTCCTAAGGACGTGGTCGAGGTCGAGTTTGAAACGGCCGCCGGCGAAAAGATTAGGGTTGATGGAAAGAGCTTAGTGGGAAGACCTGAGATGAGATTGAAGAAGAGGTGGCGGAAATGA
- the rpmC gene encoding 50S ribosomal protein L29: MKPSEIREMTIEEIDEKIKQLRLELAKEKGMLTMGTSTENPMVIRNIRRDIARLLTIKREKLREKR, encoded by the coding sequence ATGAAGCCCAGTGAGATTAGAGAGATGACGATCGAGGAGATTGACGAGAAGATAAAACAGCTCCGCCTCGAGCTCGCCAAGGAGAAGGGTATGCTCACCATGGGGACCTCTACTGAGAACCCCATGGTCATCCGCAACATCAGGCGCGACATCGCGCGCCTGCTCACCATAAAGAGGGAGAAGCTTAGGGAGAAAAGGTGA
- the rpsE gene encoding 30S ribosomal protein S5: protein MSDPREIAQRVLEEWEPRTKLGRLVKEGQITDIHEIFRKGYQIKEPEIVDVLLPEVSLRENQEVLDIALTVRMTDSGRRIRFRVLAAVGNRDGYVGLGIGHGREVGIAIRKAINYAKMNIIEIKRGCGSWECRCRRPHSIPFAVEGKEGSVRVKLMPGPRGLGLVIGDVGKKILSLAGVQDVWSQTLGETRTTVNFAKAVFNALYNTNRVAIQPGMEEKYGIVVGRAMPQSFTLE from the coding sequence ATGAGCGACCCGAGAGAGATTGCCCAGAGGGTTCTTGAGGAGTGGGAGCCGAGAACCAAGCTCGGCAGGCTCGTTAAGGAGGGCCAGATAACTGACATTCACGAGATATTTAGGAAGGGCTACCAGATAAAGGAGCCGGAGATAGTCGACGTCCTCCTTCCCGAGGTCAGCCTGAGGGAGAACCAGGAAGTGCTTGACATAGCCCTCACCGTCAGGATGACCGACAGCGGTAGGAGGATTCGCTTCCGCGTTTTGGCCGCTGTGGGCAACAGGGACGGCTACGTCGGCCTTGGAATCGGCCATGGAAGGGAAGTCGGTATAGCCATCAGGAAGGCCATCAACTACGCCAAGATGAACATCATCGAGATCAAGCGCGGTTGTGGCTCCTGGGAGTGCAGGTGCAGGAGGCCCCACTCGATTCCCTTCGCCGTCGAGGGCAAGGAAGGAAGCGTCCGCGTCAAGCTCATGCCCGGACCGCGTGGTCTTGGACTTGTCATAGGTGACGTCGGCAAAAAGATACTCAGCTTGGCGGGAGTCCAGGACGTCTGGTCCCAGACCCTCGGTGAGACGAGAACCACCGTCAACTTCGCCAAGGCAGTTTTCAACGCGCTCTACAACACCAACCGCGTCGCCATACAGCCGGGTATGGAGGAGAAGTACGGTATCGTCGTTGGCAGGGCGATGCCCCAGAGCTTCACCCTTGAGTGA
- a CDS encoding 50S ribosomal protein L6, which yields MPIDAWVREEVEIPEGVEVTVEGNTVKVKGPKGELEREFKYPGVQIFTDDGKVVIYKEFPRRKDIAIARTFKAHINNMIKGVTEGFTYKLKVVYSHFPVTVKVQGDEVVIENFIGEKNPRRAKILPGVTVKVMGQEILVEGIDKEAVGQTAANIEQATRITKWDRRVFQDGIYIVEKAGKPIKF from the coding sequence ATGCCGATAGACGCGTGGGTAAGGGAAGAGGTTGAGATTCCAGAGGGAGTCGAGGTCACCGTTGAGGGGAACACCGTTAAGGTCAAGGGCCCCAAGGGCGAGCTTGAGAGGGAGTTCAAGTACCCCGGCGTTCAGATCTTTACCGACGACGGTAAGGTCGTCATCTACAAGGAGTTCCCGAGGAGGAAGGACATCGCTATAGCCAGGACGTTCAAGGCCCACATCAACAACATGATCAAGGGTGTCACTGAGGGCTTCACCTACAAGCTCAAGGTCGTCTACAGCCACTTCCCGGTCACCGTTAAGGTTCAGGGCGACGAGGTCGTTATCGAGAACTTCATCGGTGAGAAGAACCCGAGGAGGGCCAAGATACTGCCCGGCGTTACCGTGAAGGTTATGGGGCAGGAAATTCTCGTCGAGGGCATAGACAAGGAGGCCGTTGGCCAGACCGCGGCCAACATCGAGCAGGCCACGAGGATAACGAAGTGGGACAGGCGTGTCTTCCAGGATGGTATTTACATAGTTGAGAAGGCTGGCAAGCCGATAAAGTTCTGA
- a CDS encoding adenylate kinase, which translates to MPFVVMITGIPGVGKSTITRLALKRTAIKFRLVNFGDLMFEEAVRQGLVKHRDEMRRLDPTIQKQLQLSAAQRVVEMAREEPILLDTHATIKTPMGYLLGFPKEVIEILRPNFIVIIEAAPSEILGRRLRDLKRDRDVETEEQIQRHQDLNRAAAITYAMHSDALIKIIENHEDKGLEEAVNELVQVLNLAVGEYD; encoded by the coding sequence ATGCCGTTTGTGGTCATGATAACGGGTATCCCGGGCGTGGGTAAGAGCACAATAACTCGACTCGCACTAAAAAGAACTGCAATCAAGTTTCGGCTCGTTAACTTTGGAGACCTGATGTTTGAGGAGGCGGTTAGGCAGGGTCTTGTGAAACACAGAGACGAGATGAGGAGACTTGATCCAACTATACAGAAGCAGCTTCAGTTGAGCGCCGCTCAGAGAGTAGTTGAAATGGCCCGAGAAGAACCCATTCTTCTTGATACCCACGCTACCATTAAGACTCCAATGGGATACCTTCTTGGCTTTCCAAAAGAAGTTATAGAGATCCTTCGGCCCAACTTCATAGTCATAATAGAGGCTGCCCCCAGCGAGATCCTCGGAAGGCGTCTGCGCGACCTCAAGAGGGACAGGGACGTTGAGACTGAAGAGCAGATCCAGAGGCATCAGGATCTCAACAGGGCCGCGGCTATAACCTACGCCATGCACTCCGATGCCCTTATAAAGATAATCGAGAACCACGAGGACAAAGGTCTTGAGGAGGCTGTGAACGAACTCGTTCAAGTACTTAATCTGGCGGTGGGGGAATATGATTGA
- the yciH gene encoding stress response translation initiation inhibitor YciH: MLFKEVLKEQQRIKVYIERARYGKLKTIIEGIDEKEFDLESIAKKLKAKLACGGTVKKGRIELQGDHRDRIKQLLAELGFSEELIEVE; the protein is encoded by the coding sequence ATGCTCTTTAAGGAGGTCCTGAAGGAGCAGCAGAGGATAAAGGTCTACATTGAGAGGGCCCGCTATGGAAAGCTCAAGACCATAATCGAGGGCATAGACGAGAAGGAGTTTGACCTTGAAAGCATAGCAAAAAAACTGAAGGCGAAGCTGGCATGCGGTGGAACCGTGAAAAAGGGAAGGATCGAGCTCCAGGGAGATCACAGAGACCGTATCAAACAGTTGCTGGCAGAACTTGGATTTTCAGAGGAGCTCATAGAGGTCGAGTGA
- the secY gene encoding preprotein translocase subunit SecY, translated as MGVREVIYAIERWFPEVERPKRRVPLKEKFIWTGIALLLYYTLAEIPLYGLPSRIFDYFSTLRFVLAGRNGSLLTLGIGPIVTAGIILQLLVGSEILRLDLSDPEDRRFYQALQRLFSVFMSFFEATIYVVAGAFGKVGADITVTIAILLILQLGLGSTILIMLDELVSKWGIGSGISLFIAAGVSQQVMVKSLNPLPLPQNPDELSGAIPAFIKHLLNGDISGAIYRPGLPDITQLLATIVIFLIVVYLESMRVEIPLSYGRVTVRGRYPIRFMYVSNIPIILTMALYSNIQLWARLLASRGYTFLGTFNENGYPVSGLAKYTVPPYDVFQLVHHPGHALIYAIQTIFWSVVFGFLWVELTGLDAKSIARQLQRAGLQIPGFRRDPRILERVLQRYIPYVTFWGSFTLAIVAVLASFLGALGTGTGILLTVGILYRFYEEVAREQATEMFPALRRFFGS; from the coding sequence ATGGGCGTCCGCGAAGTGATCTATGCCATCGAACGGTGGTTTCCAGAGGTAGAGCGCCCCAAGAGGAGGGTTCCTCTTAAGGAGAAGTTCATATGGACGGGCATTGCCCTGCTGTTATACTATACCCTTGCTGAAATCCCGCTATATGGCCTTCCGTCAAGAATATTCGATTACTTTTCCACGCTTCGTTTCGTGCTTGCTGGTAGGAATGGTTCACTCCTAACCCTTGGTATCGGTCCAATCGTTACCGCTGGAATCATCCTCCAGCTTCTTGTTGGTTCCGAGATACTGAGGCTTGATCTCTCCGATCCCGAGGACAGGAGGTTTTACCAGGCCCTGCAGAGGTTGTTCTCAGTCTTCATGAGCTTCTTTGAGGCGACGATCTATGTCGTAGCGGGCGCATTTGGAAAGGTTGGTGCTGACATAACCGTTACCATAGCAATCCTGCTCATCCTCCAGCTCGGTCTCGGCTCGACGATCTTGATAATGCTGGATGAGCTCGTCAGTAAGTGGGGAATAGGGAGTGGTATAAGCCTCTTCATCGCTGCGGGTGTGTCCCAGCAGGTTATGGTGAAGTCACTCAATCCACTGCCCCTTCCGCAGAACCCGGATGAGCTAAGCGGTGCTATCCCTGCTTTTATCAAGCACCTCCTCAACGGTGACATAAGTGGTGCTATTTACAGGCCGGGATTGCCTGACATTACCCAACTACTGGCTACCATAGTGATCTTCCTGATCGTAGTCTACCTGGAGAGCATGCGCGTCGAGATACCGCTCAGCTACGGCCGTGTTACAGTCCGCGGAAGGTACCCGATAAGGTTCATGTACGTCAGCAACATCCCGATAATCCTTACCATGGCGCTCTATTCCAACATCCAGCTCTGGGCCAGACTGCTTGCCTCCAGGGGCTACACCTTCCTCGGCACCTTCAACGAGAACGGCTACCCTGTCTCGGGCCTCGCCAAGTACACAGTTCCGCCATATGATGTATTCCAGTTGGTGCACCACCCGGGTCACGCGCTCATCTACGCGATTCAGACGATATTTTGGTCAGTAGTGTTCGGTTTCCTCTGGGTGGAGCTCACGGGCCTCGACGCCAAGAGTATCGCAAGACAGCTCCAGCGTGCAGGACTTCAGATCCCTGGCTTCAGGCGTGACCCGAGAATCCTTGAGAGGGTCCTTCAGCGCTACATACCGTACGTTACATTCTGGGGCTCGTTCACCCTGGCGATAGTTGCGGTGCTGGCCAGCTTCCTCGGTGCCCTCGGTACTGGAACAGGAATACTGCTGACGGTCGGCATACTCTACAGGTTCTACGAAGAGGTAGCTAGGGAGCAGGCAACTGAAATGTTCCCGGCTTTGAGAAGGTTCTTTGGTAGCTAG
- the rplX gene encoding 50S ribosomal protein L24 — translation MKLDVKQPRKQRKFLYNAPLHLRGKIMSAPLSKELREKYGVRNLPIREGDKVKVMRGDFKGTEGKVVEVDLKRYRIHVEGVTMTKTDGTEVFYPLHPSNVMIIDLNLDDEERKKIIERRAG, via the coding sequence ATGAAGCTTGATGTGAAGCAGCCGAGGAAGCAGAGGAAGTTCCTCTACAACGCTCCCCTTCACCTCAGGGGCAAGATTATGAGCGCACCCCTGAGCAAGGAGCTGAGAGAGAAGTACGGCGTCAGGAACCTCCCGATTAGGGAGGGGGACAAGGTCAAGGTCATGCGCGGAGACTTCAAGGGTACAGAGGGTAAGGTCGTTGAAGTTGACCTCAAGAGGTACAGGATACACGTTGAGGGAGTCACTATGACAAAGACTGACGGAACCGAGGTATTCTACCCGCTCCACCCGTCGAACGTTATGATAATTGACCTTAACCTCGACGATGAAGAGAGGAAGAAAATAATCGAGAGGAGGGCTGGCTGA
- a CDS encoding 50S ribosomal protein L18 yields the protein MARGPRYRVPFRRRREGKTNYHKRLKLLKSKKPRLVVRKTLNHHIAQIIVYDPKGDRTIVSAHTRELIRDFGWKGHTGNTPSAYLLGLLIGYKAKQAGIEEAILDIGLHPPTKGSSVFAVLKGAVDAGLNVPHSEEIFPEDYRIRGEHVAEYAKALKEEDETLYRKQFGGYLVRGLEPEKLPEHFEEVKAKIIEKFEGARE from the coding sequence ATGGCGAGAGGACCAAGGTATAGGGTTCCCTTCAGGAGGAGGAGAGAGGGTAAGACCAACTACCACAAGAGGCTCAAGCTCCTCAAGAGCAAGAAGCCGAGGCTTGTCGTGAGGAAGACCCTCAACCACCACATCGCCCAGATCATCGTCTACGACCCGAAGGGCGACAGGACGATAGTTTCCGCCCACACCAGGGAGCTCATCAGGGACTTCGGCTGGAAGGGCCACACCGGAAACACCCCAAGCGCTTACCTCCTTGGCTTGCTCATCGGTTACAAGGCCAAGCAGGCCGGCATCGAGGAGGCCATCCTCGACATAGGCCTCCACCCGCCGACCAAGGGTTCGAGCGTTTTCGCAGTCCTCAAGGGAGCGGTGGATGCCGGACTTAACGTCCCGCACAGCGAGGAGATATTCCCCGAGGACTACAGGATAAGGGGCGAGCACGTTGCTGAGTACGCCAAGGCTCTCAAGGAGGAGGACGAGACGCTCTATAGGAAGCAGTTTGGTGGCTACCTCGTCAGGGGCCTTGAGCCCGAGAAACTGCCGGAACACTTTGAAGAGGTTAAGGCCAAGATAATCGAGAAGTTTGAGGGGGCGAGAGAATGA
- a CDS encoding 30S ribosomal protein S17 — protein MREIGLRVQPPAEVCNDPKCPWHGNLKIHGRYFEGIVVSDKGKKTVVVERKHYRYLKKYERYELRRSKIHAHNPECVNARIGDRVLIAETRPISKTKSFVVVAVLERAEKKEEV, from the coding sequence ATGAGAGAGATCGGATTGAGGGTTCAGCCTCCCGCTGAGGTGTGTAACGATCCCAAGTGCCCCTGGCACGGAAACCTCAAGATACATGGGAGATACTTTGAAGGTATAGTCGTCAGCGACAAGGGCAAGAAGACCGTCGTCGTTGAGAGGAAGCACTACAGGTACCTGAAGAAATACGAGCGTTATGAACTCAGAAGGAGCAAGATCCACGCCCACAACCCCGAGTGCGTCAACGCGAGGATCGGTGACAGGGTTCTCATAGCTGAGACCAGGCCGATAAGCAAGACGAAGAGCTTCGTTGTCGTTGCCGTCCTCGAAAGGGCAGAGAAGAAGGAGGAGGTGTGA
- a CDS encoding 50S ribosomal protein L30 — protein MAKLALIRLRSGIRARGEVRDTLAMLRLHRINHLVIVDDTPSYRGMIQKVKDYITWGEIDKDTLVKLLRKRGRLVGNKPITDEYVKEKLGMSIEEFAEKVINGEMKLRDLPNIKPVFRLHPPRGGLKGSKKRSFKEGGALGYRGEKINDLIERML, from the coding sequence ATGGCAAAGCTCGCACTCATAAGGCTTAGGAGCGGGATTAGGGCGAGGGGCGAGGTTAGGGACACCCTCGCCATGCTCCGCCTTCACAGGATTAACCACCTCGTCATAGTGGACGACACCCCGAGTTACCGCGGAATGATACAGAAGGTCAAGGACTACATCACCTGGGGCGAGATAGACAAAGACACCCTCGTCAAGCTCCTCAGGAAGAGGGGCAGGCTCGTCGGCAACAAGCCGATAACCGACGAATACGTCAAGGAGAAGCTCGGAATGAGCATCGAGGAGTTCGCAGAGAAGGTCATCAACGGCGAGATGAAGCTCAGGGATCTGCCAAACATCAAGCCTGTCTTCAGGCTCCACCCGCCGAGGGGTGGCCTCAAGGGAAGCAAGAAGCGCTCCTTCAAAGAGGGTGGAGCCCTCGGTTACAGGGGCGAGAAGATTAACGACCTCATTGAGAGAATGCTCTGA